In Oryzias melastigma strain HK-1 unplaced genomic scaffold, ASM292280v2 sc00231, whole genome shotgun sequence, a single window of DNA contains:
- the LOC112139526 gene encoding immunoglobulin kappa light chain-like — translation MSFLCFFSCLLLATLACSQALEFSSSLRFKSLVVGQDVTLQCFSKHSQTAIFYWYKQTLGQRPRLLSEFFKHGSEGSFTNDFKNDPRFLLEIGDTKNHLTISNAQTSDSGTYYCVGGHSYVSEFYECYSVLVEDSSSYIQTSVDQSSSENIHAGDSVTLNCTVHTGSCDGEHRVYWFKDSGESHPGLIYTHGGRKDQCERNNDAQTHSCVYELSLKNLTESHAGIYYCAVASCGHILFGNRTKLDFTDHVLLPNSVILQTLVGLLTIMSVLVVFLLFLLWKINKRNNCTSTDERSPAAPLRSTEAENKDTENLHYAAINVKRSNRSRQKNDLNTDCVYASVRQQN, via the exons atgtcttttctttgctttttttcctgtctgctcTTGGCAACACTTG CTTGTTCACAGGCTCTGGAATTTTCCTCATCTTTGCGTTTTAAGTCCCTGGTGGTTGGTCAGGACGTTACTCTGCAATGTTTCAGCAAACACAGTCAGACTGCGATCTTTTACTGGTACAAACAAACTCTGGGACAGAGACCAAGACTCTTGTCTGAATTCTTTAAGCACGGGAGTGAAGGAAGTTTCACAAATGACTTTAAGAATGATCCGAGGTTCCTGCTAGAGATCGGGGATACTAAAAACCACCTGACGATCTCAAATGCACAGACATCAGATTCAGGTACTTATTACTGTGTTGGTGGACATTCATATGTTTCTGAATTTTATGAGTGCTATAGTGTCCTTGTGGAGGACTCTTCTTCTTACATCCAGACTTCGGTGGATCAGTCGTCCTCTGAGAACATCCATGCAGGAGACTCTGTGACTCTGAACTGTACAGTACACACTGGGAGCTGTGATGGAGAACACAGAGTTTACTGGTTCAAAGACTCTGGAGAGTCTCATCCAGGACTCATTTATACTCATGGAGGCAGGAAGGATCAGTGTGAGAGAAACAatgatgcacaaacacacagttgtgTCTACGAGCTGTCTTTAAAGAACCTGACTGAGTCTCATGCTGGgatctactactgtgctgtCGCCTCATGTGGACACATACTGTTTGGAAACAGGACCAAACTGGACTTCACAG ACCATGTACTTTTGCCGAACTCTGTGATTCTACAAACTTTGGTTGGATTATTGACCATCATGAGCGTCCtcgttgtttttctgctttttcttctctGGAAGATCAACAAGAGAAACAACTGCACCTCCACAG ATGAAAGATCACCTGCTGCCCCCTTAAGAAGCACAGAG GCTGAGaacaaagacacagaaaacCTTCATTATGCTGCTATAAATGTGAAGAGGTCCAACAGATCAAGACAGAAGAACGACTTAAACACAGACTGTGTTTATGCGAGTGTGAGACAACAGAACTGA
- the LOC118598232 gene encoding uncharacterized protein LOC118598232 encodes MGGAVGLPDGRPAPAAEPARRVFTASRGRCSQALEFSSSLHFKSLAVGQDVTLRCFSKHNQTTFYYWYKQTLGQRPRLFSEFYKHESQGRLNNDFKNDQRFQLENGDGKNHLKISNAQTSDSGTYYCVGVHSYAHEFHEGYSVLVEDSSSYIQTSVDQLSSENIHTGDSVTLNCTVHTGSCDGEHRVYWFKDSEDSHPGLIYTHNQCEKNNNMQTHSCVYELHMKNLTESHAGIYYCAVASCGHILFGNGTKLDLTGEFNF; translated from the exons atggggggcgccgtgggttTGCCGGACGGTCGTccggcgccggcagccgagcccgcacgaagggtttttactgCCTCTCGGGGCC GTTGTTCACAGGCTCTGGAATTTTCCTCATCTTTGCACTTTAAGTCCCTGGCAGTTGGTCAGGACGTGACTTTGAGATGTTTCAGCAAACACAATCAGACTACGTTCTATTACTGGTACAAACAAACTCTGGGACAGAGACCAAGACTCTTTTCTGAGTTCTATAAGCACGAGAGTCAAGGACGTTTGAATAACGACTTTAAGAATGATCAAAGGTTCCAGCTAGAGAACGGGGATGGTAAAAACCACCTGAAGATCTCAAATGCACAGACATCAGACTCAGGTACTTATTACTGTGTTGGTGTACATTCATATGCTCATGAATTTCATGAGGGCTATAGTGTCCTTGTGGAGGACTCTTCTTCTTACATCCAGACTTCAGTAGATCAGTTGTCCTCTGAGAACATCCATACAGGAGACTCTGTGACTCTGAACTGTACAGTGCACACTGGGAGCTGTGATGGAGAACACAGAGTTTACTGGTTCAAAGACTCTGAAGACTCTCATCCAGGACTCATTTACACTCATAATcagtgtgaaaaaaataacaacatgcaaacacacagttGTGTCTACGAGCTGCACATGAAGAACCTGACTGAGTCTCATGCTGGgatctactactgtgctgtCGCCTCATGTGGACACATACTGTTTGGAAACGGGACCAAACTGGACCTCACAGGTGAGTTTAACTTTTGA